Proteins found in one Enterococcus sp. 9D6_DIV0238 genomic segment:
- a CDS encoding TIGR00282 family metallophosphoesterase — protein sequence MRILFIGDVVGSMGREAISTYLPKLKKKYRPQVTIANGENAASGRGITGKIYKKFLQDGVDVVTLGNHTWDNKDIFEFIDEAKKMIRPANFPEGTPGQGMVFVKVNQLELAVINMQARVFMADIDDPFRKAEELVSAARKRTPLIFVDFHGETTSEKQAMSWFLDGKVSAVIGTHTHVQTNDARILPAGTAFLSDVGMTGPYDGILGMKRGPVIEKFLTALPKRFEVVEEGRSILSACIIDIDDQTGQAKKIEPIQISEDRPFEE from the coding sequence TTGCGTATATTATTTATAGGCGACGTTGTTGGTTCAATGGGGCGTGAGGCGATCAGCACTTATTTACCTAAACTAAAGAAAAAATACCGTCCGCAAGTAACGATTGCGAATGGAGAAAATGCTGCATCTGGTCGAGGGATCACTGGGAAAATCTATAAAAAGTTTTTACAAGATGGTGTAGATGTGGTGACTTTAGGCAATCATACGTGGGATAATAAGGATATTTTCGAGTTTATCGATGAGGCAAAAAAGATGATCCGTCCAGCCAATTTCCCAGAAGGTACCCCAGGACAAGGAATGGTTTTCGTGAAGGTCAATCAGCTTGAGTTAGCAGTGATCAATATGCAGGCTCGAGTGTTTATGGCAGATATCGATGATCCGTTCCGTAAAGCAGAAGAATTAGTCTCAGCAGCACGCAAAAGAACACCGTTGATCTTTGTTGATTTTCATGGAGAAACAACCAGTGAAAAACAAGCTATGAGCTGGTTTTTAGACGGAAAAGTCAGTGCTGTTATAGGCACACATACACATGTACAAACGAATGATGCACGTATTCTTCCGGCAGGAACCGCTTTTTTAAGTGATGTTGGTATGACAGGTCCTTATGATGGCATTTTAGGTATGAAGCGTGGACCGGTCATTGAAAAATTCTTAACAGCATTACCAAAACGATTTGAAGTCGTTGAAGAAGGACGCAGTATTTTATCAGCATGTATCATTGATATTGATGATCAAACAGGGCAAGCAAAAAAAATCGAGCCGATACAAATCAGTGAAGATCGTCCATTTGAAGAATAA
- a CDS encoding WxL domain-containing protein has product MKANKILVGIVAVMMVLSTSVLANAEEVDNKDSKSDVGFTTPTEGALTLVNVADFDFGSNPISAKDEVYKNKAETITTVQDIRGTEAGWTVQVAQNGQFKADEKELTNAQVTLKTPTISADSSSSATVKTDVVLNTDGSGTTILAAAAEQGNGVTIESFAKDAVTLEVPGKTTKVAKQYETTLTWTLLDQPENS; this is encoded by the coding sequence ATGAAAGCAAACAAAATTTTAGTAGGAATAGTAGCAGTTATGATGGTGTTAAGTACTAGTGTACTTGCTAATGCCGAAGAAGTTGACAATAAAGACTCAAAAAGCGATGTAGGCTTCACAACGCCGACAGAGGGCGCATTGACTTTAGTCAATGTTGCGGATTTTGACTTTGGTTCTAACCCTATTTCAGCAAAAGACGAAGTCTATAAAAACAAAGCAGAAACAATAACTACGGTCCAAGATATTCGCGGAACAGAAGCTGGCTGGACTGTCCAAGTTGCACAAAACGGGCAGTTTAAAGCGGATGAAAAGGAATTGACGAATGCCCAAGTGACATTAAAAACACCGACGATTTCAGCAGATTCATCAAGCTCAGCAACTGTCAAAACAGATGTTGTATTGAATACAGATGGTTCAGGAACGACGATTTTAGCAGCAGCTGCTGAACAGGGAAATGGTGTGACGATCGAAAGTTTTGCTAAAGATGCGGTAACTTTGGAAGTTCCAGGTAAAACAACAAAAGTAGCGAAACAATATGAAACAACGCTGACTTGGACACTTTTAGATCAACCAGAAAATAGTTAA
- a CDS encoding DUF916 and DUF3324 domain-containing protein — translation MLKKVLSKVMLVLGFICISFTGTMSGWAQEAEYEVKAVPSSAQVDTTKTYFDLRLKPEEQHTVKVAVTNRSNEALTIDTAVKTATTNTNGVVEYINSEQNKSVKLPYDLSQLVQTTTKKVTIAPHETQNVDYTITMPKQVFSGILSGGLVFTSEDNEHPKDSNADVTINNRFGYVIALVLHGEKEVPSDLQLADIRLGQVNDRNVVFAQLENPEAAYLNRLNLSAKIKKKHTNTVLYETSQNDVQMAPNSQFDYPIGLEETAFKPDKYSLTIHAESKGRTWDFERDFEIKDEEAKQLNDQAYIHKNKTNDWWYLLLVIALLLLLFISYIYRKRQQKINALKAQVEELKRK, via the coding sequence ATGTTGAAAAAAGTACTTAGTAAGGTGATGCTGGTATTGGGATTTATCTGTATCAGTTTTACAGGAACGATGTCGGGCTGGGCGCAAGAAGCAGAATATGAAGTCAAAGCTGTACCTTCTTCTGCACAAGTGGATACAACGAAAACATACTTTGATCTACGTTTGAAACCAGAGGAACAGCATACAGTCAAAGTTGCAGTGACGAATCGGTCAAATGAAGCTTTGACGATCGATACAGCAGTCAAAACGGCAACAACGAATACAAATGGGGTTGTAGAATATATCAATAGTGAACAAAATAAGTCTGTGAAACTACCTTATGATTTAAGTCAGCTTGTTCAGACAACAACTAAAAAAGTCACCATAGCTCCACATGAGACACAAAATGTAGATTATACGATCACGATGCCAAAACAAGTGTTTTCTGGTATATTATCCGGCGGTTTGGTTTTTACAAGTGAAGATAATGAACATCCAAAAGACTCGAACGCAGATGTGACGATCAACAATCGATTCGGTTATGTTATTGCGTTGGTTTTACATGGGGAAAAGGAAGTTCCTTCTGATCTACAATTAGCAGATATTCGCTTAGGACAAGTCAATGATCGCAATGTTGTATTTGCCCAGTTAGAAAATCCTGAAGCTGCATATTTGAATCGTTTGAACTTAAGCGCAAAAATCAAAAAGAAACATACGAACACGGTTCTTTATGAAACAAGTCAAAACGATGTACAGATGGCGCCAAATTCACAGTTTGATTATCCGATAGGTTTAGAAGAAACAGCCTTTAAGCCTGATAAATATAGTTTAACTATCCACGCAGAATCTAAAGGGAGAACTTGGGATTTTGAGAGAGACTTTGAAATCAAGGATGAAGAAGCAAAACAATTGAATGATCAAGCATATATCCATAAAAATAAAACAAATGATTGGTGGTACCTTCTTTTAGTGATTGCTCTGTTACTCCTTCTTTTCATTAGTTACATTTATAGAAAAAGACAACAAAAAATCAACGCACTAAAAGCGCAAGTAGAAGAATTGAAGAGAAAATAA
- a CDS encoding helix-turn-helix domain-containing protein, producing the protein MRNSFMGKKERMKFELFKAIVFAKNGLSFNELLDTYHLTKSTLSRYIHDLAAEVEDAFEDNVHLIQNSHTGTYQIQTEKTFSIGYLIDYIHLFYVQKSGIFFLLDTLLKKNYPSIDAMALDMHMSSSSVYKQLRVLKEMLIPFGGKISFEEISSPLIGNEIGVRLFSFYSYWSVFKSTTFDNKNYPEAWLETKDFEHYFDHADSLSESQQAKLRFIQLITLRRALWQKNYVALSEEFLADIAYFDNKELEILPILKQHVSTEQYHKERALLLFATRGLIYNLDSPETRKKIVEAYQRSSLEIAKHTTKLIEEIRIEFDLNYSEEGYTIFYFYLLILLIYIKHITIDISGYYRNDLSFHSMIDYDEKNVETFQKITTIIQRQEFYPKIKKQALNGVISILTLTLYSGIYLNKKAGSLLICVIFNNNLILAEGIKKIILDVYNHERIIFTSDVLAADLVISDSYENIDPKTEHFYFDEQLNPEQWGKMIDMINQIFYRELFLSL; encoded by the coding sequence ATGCGAAATTCTTTCATGGGAAAAAAAGAGCGGATGAAATTTGAGTTATTCAAGGCAATTGTTTTCGCAAAGAATGGGCTAAGCTTCAATGAATTACTGGACACCTATCATCTGACCAAGAGTACCCTCAGCCGATATATACATGATTTAGCAGCAGAGGTAGAGGATGCCTTTGAGGATAACGTTCACTTGATCCAAAATAGTCATACGGGTACCTATCAGATTCAGACTGAAAAAACGTTTAGTATTGGCTATTTGATCGATTATATCCATCTATTTTATGTTCAAAAAAGCGGAATATTTTTCTTGTTGGATACCTTACTGAAAAAAAATTATCCATCGATCGATGCAATGGCGCTGGATATGCATATGAGCAGCTCATCAGTGTATAAACAATTGCGGGTGTTAAAGGAAATGCTGATTCCCTTTGGCGGAAAAATTTCGTTTGAAGAGATATCCAGTCCGTTAATAGGAAATGAAATCGGTGTACGATTATTTAGTTTTTATTCCTATTGGTCTGTCTTTAAATCTACGACGTTTGATAATAAAAATTATCCTGAAGCGTGGTTGGAGACCAAAGACTTTGAACACTATTTTGACCATGCAGACTCTTTATCAGAATCTCAGCAGGCCAAATTACGATTTATCCAACTGATCACCCTTAGAAGGGCACTTTGGCAAAAGAATTATGTCGCTCTTTCGGAAGAGTTTTTAGCAGATATTGCTTACTTTGATAATAAAGAACTGGAAATATTGCCGATATTGAAACAGCATGTCTCAACAGAACAATACCACAAAGAACGGGCATTATTGCTGTTTGCAACTAGAGGCTTGATCTACAATTTAGATTCGCCTGAGACAAGAAAGAAAATCGTGGAAGCTTACCAACGCTCATCACTTGAAATTGCTAAACATACCACGAAGTTGATCGAGGAAATAAGAATAGAATTTGACTTAAACTATTCAGAGGAAGGTTACACGATATTTTATTTTTATTTGCTTATATTGCTTATTTATATCAAGCATATCACGATTGATATTTCTGGTTATTATCGAAATGATCTTTCATTTCATTCTATGATCGACTATGATGAGAAAAATGTGGAGACATTTCAGAAAATCACCACGATCATTCAGCGTCAAGAGTTTTATCCAAAGATCAAAAAGCAAGCACTCAATGGTGTAATATCGATTCTGACCTTGACGCTTTATTCAGGGATCTACCTAAACAAAAAGGCTGGCAGTTTACTGATCTGTGTGATTTTTAATAATAATTTGATTTTGGCTGAAGGAATCAAGAAGATTATTCTAGATGTTTATAATCATGAGCGGATTATATTTACTAGCGATGTACTGGCAGCAGATTTGGTCATTTCAGATTCTTATGAAAACATTGATCCAAAAACAGAGCACTTTTACTTTGACGAACAGCTAAACCCTGAGCAATGGGGAAAAATGATCGATATGATCAACCAAATTTTTTACAGGGAATTATTTCTAAGCCTATGA
- a CDS encoding beta-class phenol-soluble modulin, with protein MALQGLFDSIRAVVQSAMYGDWMHLGLSIVDIVQNALGITFELAYTLLRMLGLA; from the coding sequence ATGGCATTACAGGGATTATTCGACTCGATTCGTGCAGTTGTTCAAAGTGCGATGTATGGAGATTGGATGCATTTGGGATTAAGTATTGTTGATATCGTTCAAAATGCACTTGGTATTACATTTGAATTAGCCTATACCTTGCTACGAATGTTAGGGTTAGCTTAA
- a CDS encoding helix-turn-helix transcriptional regulator, whose protein sequence is MRKNSKNPNKLQEVRSTCDITQEELADQVNVSIQTIQSIEKGRYKPSDSLAFSIASFLNREVSDIFMQSQG, encoded by the coding sequence ATGAGAAAAAACAGTAAAAACCCAAACAAGCTACAAGAAGTCCGCAGTACCTGTGATATCACACAAGAAGAACTTGCAGATCAAGTCAATGTTTCGATCCAAACGATTCAAAGTATTGAAAAGGGCAGATATAAACCTTCTGACTCTTTAGCGTTTAGTATCGCCAGTTTTCTAAATAGAGAAGTCAGCGATATTTTTATGCAATCTCAAGGATAA
- a CDS encoding sulfite exporter TauE/SafE family protein, which produces MKILLIYFVTVFLSNTVGALSGMGGGVIIKPALDFLGYHSLNTIAFYSSVAVFTMSISSTYKQYQNGIHIQWKKAAGVSMGSLIGGMIGDLLLNRALIATSNQEQVQMIQYSIMLVTLILVLLYNQFSDWHFQFKRSSVFVFVGLFLGILSTFLGIGGGPINVACLIFFFGMEIKSATVYSIITIFFSQLAKLGTIAFSTGFAGFDLTMLWAIIPAALLGGYVGGVFSKKMSEQHVAQLYSFVIFLVILLNSYNLWMIVKGYL; this is translated from the coding sequence ATGAAGATTTTACTGATTTATTTTGTGACTGTTTTTCTGTCTAACACAGTTGGCGCTTTATCTGGCATGGGCGGTGGCGTGATCATCAAACCCGCTTTGGACTTTCTCGGATATCATTCTTTAAATACCATTGCTTTTTATTCAAGCGTAGCCGTTTTTACAATGTCGATTTCATCTACTTACAAACAGTATCAAAATGGGATCCATATTCAATGGAAAAAAGCTGCAGGCGTTTCTATGGGGTCATTGATTGGTGGAATGATCGGTGATTTGTTGCTTAATCGAGCGTTGATAGCAACTTCGAATCAAGAACAAGTTCAAATGATCCAGTATAGTATCATGTTGGTTACTTTAATTCTCGTACTGTTATATAACCAGTTCTCTGATTGGCACTTTCAATTCAAACGAAGCAGCGTCTTTGTTTTTGTGGGGCTCTTTTTGGGTATATTATCTACTTTTTTAGGTATTGGCGGTGGACCGATCAATGTAGCCTGCTTGATTTTCTTTTTCGGTATGGAAATCAAATCTGCTACGGTTTATTCCATCATCACGATTTTCTTCTCACAGCTGGCAAAATTAGGAACGATTGCTTTTTCAACAGGCTTTGCAGGATTTGATTTGACGATGTTGTGGGCAATAATCCCAGCGGCTCTATTAGGAGGATATGTTGGTGGAGTATTCAGTAAAAAAATGTCTGAACAACATGTTGCACAGTTGTATAGTTTCGTTATTTTTTTAGTCATTCTTCTAAATTCCTATAATTTGTGGATGATCGTAAAAGGATACTTATGA
- a CDS encoding MucBP domain-containing protein, whose translation MRKIRVHIFFLAFLILGHLIWADHVFATAATPPAGYPLGISTKTNLTAGGTLYFNTDQLQDKQIVGQFLARNITSTGSSGLAKSAFENYQSAQNNWALDQLDPSVVSEKISGEDMIRWYANDSSFRYTNKEQLHYYIENAPTENELMEALNYYPDLKQNFSERLYQDPVQSFPSFANNNISNFSQITENIQSISDYYAGLTDSNQKIIFNSAVQTAEINTEQKVVNPNDWGGQSAIQINVALKKGAANQAVIIVDVDGQIDHFERAQDISINYTNYDPETMPTPYLILNYKHFPTFNFSGSTFFHAAAYPSLPGDEEYKFEGNQGVFFEGKYADKEIPLVKSDSHTIPSELKERTYKVATHLVHNFNDEEQEIQFRSNASLFIGTVFAPKASVFLDDTQGKVLGSVISGHDIHTNMSISAEESDATFDYNDFPELGDIVGGEELEAPIKTGSRFDYIGSEKKLLYRISQKLPVYSQQKPIHSVEITDQLAPELAVSAQDIVIKDELGTEVTDQFTITKSETNELRISANAESLEDSGFYGKTYTIDLVGSVQVAQEILVDATIDNLLIPNTAAVALNEEEKTSNEALLEADFIEGKPVTVKYVNEDGQEIAPQKNITGRIGMNYQTKAETISGYTLIKQPENAEGTISSTDQTVIYCYQGHLAFSSVPEQLSFGTHELSVENKEYAVESMDQDIVVKDTRTLGSNWQLRATLNKPLTGEHTQAVLPDALVYTNGSQTQTLQSNTSTVIHSAVTTTHDDCNVSQGWKTSEQGLKVKVKSGEARADRYSGEIRWELYDVVANE comes from the coding sequence ATGAGGAAAATTAGAGTACATATTTTCTTTTTGGCCTTCCTTATACTAGGTCATTTGATTTGGGCGGATCATGTTTTCGCTACAGCAGCGACACCGCCTGCGGGCTATCCTTTAGGTATCTCGACTAAGACGAATTTAACTGCTGGCGGAACATTGTATTTCAATACGGATCAACTTCAGGACAAGCAGATAGTGGGGCAGTTTTTAGCCAGAAATATCACTTCAACAGGTTCATCAGGTCTAGCTAAGAGTGCTTTTGAAAACTATCAGAGCGCACAAAATAACTGGGCATTAGATCAATTGGATCCATCAGTTGTTTCTGAGAAAATCAGCGGTGAGGATATGATTCGTTGGTATGCCAATGACAGCAGCTTTCGGTATACCAATAAAGAGCAATTACATTATTACATAGAGAATGCGCCAACAGAAAATGAATTGATGGAAGCATTAAACTATTATCCTGATCTGAAACAAAACTTTTCTGAACGACTTTATCAAGATCCGGTGCAATCGTTTCCTTCCTTTGCGAATAATAATATATCCAACTTTTCTCAAATAACAGAAAATATCCAATCGATCAGTGACTATTATGCAGGACTGACAGACTCGAACCAAAAAATCATATTCAATTCAGCTGTTCAGACAGCAGAAATCAATACAGAACAAAAAGTCGTCAATCCAAATGATTGGGGCGGCCAATCTGCGATTCAAATCAACGTAGCTTTGAAAAAAGGGGCAGCAAATCAAGCAGTGATCATTGTAGATGTAGATGGTCAAATCGATCATTTTGAACGTGCACAGGATATTTCGATCAACTATACGAATTATGATCCAGAAACGATGCCTACTCCATACTTGATTCTTAATTATAAACATTTTCCAACTTTCAATTTTAGTGGCAGTACCTTTTTTCATGCGGCTGCTTACCCAAGCTTGCCTGGAGATGAAGAGTATAAATTTGAAGGAAACCAGGGTGTCTTTTTTGAAGGGAAATATGCAGATAAAGAAATACCGTTAGTCAAATCAGACAGTCATACGATTCCATCAGAGTTAAAAGAAAGAACGTATAAAGTAGCAACGCATCTTGTTCATAATTTCAATGATGAAGAGCAGGAAATTCAATTTAGAAGCAACGCTTCTTTATTTATTGGCACTGTTTTCGCTCCAAAAGCTTCTGTCTTTCTTGACGATACACAAGGGAAAGTGCTTGGGAGCGTGATTTCAGGACATGATATTCATACAAATATGTCGATCAGTGCGGAGGAAAGTGATGCTACGTTTGATTACAATGACTTTCCAGAGTTGGGAGATATTGTTGGCGGAGAGGAGCTGGAAGCACCGATCAAAACAGGTAGTCGTTTTGATTATATTGGCTCTGAGAAAAAGCTATTGTACCGTATTTCGCAAAAGCTTCCTGTCTATTCTCAACAAAAACCGATCCATAGTGTAGAAATCACAGATCAGTTAGCACCAGAATTGGCAGTATCTGCTCAAGATATTGTGATAAAAGACGAGCTGGGGACTGAGGTGACCGATCAGTTTACGATAACTAAAAGTGAGACGAATGAACTGAGGATTTCGGCCAATGCTGAGAGCTTAGAAGATAGTGGTTTTTACGGGAAGACATATACCATTGATCTAGTTGGCAGCGTACAAGTTGCTCAAGAAATTTTAGTAGATGCTACTATCGATAATCTTTTGATTCCGAATACGGCGGCTGTAGCTTTAAATGAAGAGGAAAAAACGAGTAACGAAGCGTTGCTCGAGGCAGATTTTATTGAAGGAAAACCGGTGACAGTAAAATATGTAAATGAGGACGGGCAGGAGATAGCACCCCAAAAAAATATAACAGGTCGAATCGGAATGAACTACCAGACTAAGGCAGAGACCATCTCGGGTTATACATTGATCAAGCAGCCGGAAAATGCTGAAGGAACTATTTCTAGTACAGACCAAACAGTTATTTACTGTTACCAGGGACATCTTGCCTTTTCGTCTGTTCCAGAACAGCTTAGCTTTGGGACTCATGAGTTGTCTGTAGAAAATAAAGAATACGCGGTTGAATCGATGGATCAGGATATCGTCGTAAAGGATACACGAACGCTGGGTTCTAATTGGCAGTTACGTGCGACATTAAATAAACCATTGACAGGTGAGCATACTCAAGCCGTTTTACCAGATGCATTAGTTTACACGAATGGTAGCCAAACTCAGACATTGCAGTCAAATACATCCACAGTTATCCATTCAGCGGTGACAACAACGCATGATGATTGTAATGTCAGTCAAGGATGGAAAACTTCTGAACAGGGCTTGAAGGTCAAGGTGAAGTCAGGTGAAGCACGAGCTGATCGCTATTCAGGAGAAATTCGTTGGGAACTGTACGATGTTGTTGCAAATGAATGA